One window from the genome of Hippocampus zosterae strain Florida chromosome 7, ASM2543408v3, whole genome shotgun sequence encodes:
- the srsf2a gene encoding serine and arginine rich splicing factor 2a encodes MSYGRPPPDVEGMTSLKVDNLTYRTSPETLRRVFEKYGRVGDVYIPRDRYTKESRGFAFVRFLDKRDAEDAMDAMDGALLDGRELRVQMARYGRPPDSMYSRRGPQQRRRSASPRRRRRSRSRSRSHSRSRSRRRYSRSRSRSYSRSRSRSKSKSKSRTPRRSKSKSPSRSRSRSRSRSPASNHGSRSRSKSKSRPKSPEDNGTEP; translated from the exons ATGAGCTACGGAAGGCCGCCGCCAGACGTGGAGGGGATGACCTCCCTTAAAGTGGACAACCTGACTTACCGGACCTCGCCGGAGACGCTGCGCCGCGTATTTGAGAAGTACGGTCGCGTGGGTGATGTGTACATCCCGCGGGACCGGTACACCAAGGAGAGCCGCGGCTTCGCCTTCGTGCGCTTTTTGGACAAGCGCGACGCCGAGGACGCCATGGATGCTATGGACGGAGCGCTGCTCGACGGACGGGAGCTGCGCGTGCAGATGGCCCGCTACGGTCGGCCGCCTGATTCCATGTACAGCCGGAGAGGACCTCAACAGCGACG ACGTTCAGCGAGCCCTCGTCGTCGCAGGCGCAGCCGTTCCAGGAGCAGGAGCCACTCCCGATCCAGGAGTCGCCGTCGCTACTCCCGATCCAGGTCCCGCTCTTACTCCCGATCCAGATCCCGCTCAAAGTCCAAATCCAAGTCCCGAACCCCACGGCGGAGCAAGTCCAAGTCCCCCTCTCGGTCCCGGTCCAGATCAAGGAGCCGAAGCCCCGCCTCTAACCACGGGTCCAGATCCAGGTCCAAGTCCAAGAGCCGGCCCAAGTCTCCAGAGGACAATGGAACAGAGCCATAG
- the LOC127603460 gene encoding matrix-remodeling-associated protein 7-like yields MDWTFILFAVIFTLLALVVATSLLNGSSRSSSARSNPNGPIADAVRGGETEAKQNGHLPDNSNQGTAEEVAAGDDWCEMSGSSHDHWDVVKSVLSEETETCPASEELEPAPVTVTAPAELSSSSSAASSLSVPRPDSRHASFDSSSEASSGRGRRSFIGLSDQELLKCAFSSPQTDGEAESPDVNDKSELHTNNSLKYVPGKSRSHHLEMMMSKDELEEEQRVQREQLAAIFQLLKDNTETFGEVSEGDMEEQLRLYSI; encoded by the exons ATGGATTGGACTTTCATCTTATTCGCCGTCATCTTCACACTGCTCGCCCTGGTGGTCGCGACGTCGCTGCTGAACGGTTCCTCCCGGTCGTCTTCAGCCAGGAGTAACCCAAATGGACCCATCGCGGACGCCGTCAGAGGGGGCGAGACGGAGGCAAAGCAGAACGGCCATTTACCGGATAATTCCAACCAGGGAACGGCAGAGGAAGTGGCGGCGGGGGACGACTGGTGCGAGATGAGCGGCAGCTCCCACGACCACTGGGACGTGGTCAAATCTGTCCTATCA GAGGAGACTGAAACCTGTCCCGCTAGCGAGGAGTTGGAGCCCGCGCCGGTCACGGTGACGGCCCCAGCCgagctctcctcctcctcgtcggcaGCGTCCAGCCTGTCCGTGCCGCGGCCGGACTCCAGGCATGCCAGTTTTGactcgtcatccgaggcatcgTCGGGGCGTGGCCGGCGCTCCTTCATCGGGCTCTCTGATCAGGAGCTCCTAAAGTGTGCTTTCTCTTCCCCCCAGACTGATGGAGAAGCAGAGAGCCCAGACGTCAATG ATAAATCGGAGTTACACACCAACAATTCCTTGAAGTACGTCCCCGGAAAGTCACGCTCCCATCACCTGGAGATGATGATGTCCAAAGACGAACTTGAAGAGGAGCAGAG ggTGCAGCGGGAACAGCTGGCTGCCATCTTCCAACTGCTCAAGGACAACACGGAGACGTTCGGCGAAGTCTCCGAGGGCGACATGGAGGAGCAGCTGCGTCTCTACTCCATCtaa
- the LOC127603431 gene encoding alpha-N-acetylgalactosaminide alpha-2,6-sialyltransferase 2-like yields MALNISRIFTRLVAISLGIVIFVLFQDNFTVNKWTTFSENLETIASKQDYEENPAGHTTLNIAHLTESVTSAPTTDFESTTEITSTPAVVPETPMPILFVANFSKLPVWDFEDIYNQDATPGNRKCQQSLRNSKDESFKKAFLPNVRLFVHKDSINMSEWNRLSHFNNPFGFMGYAYDDVMSSVNLIPKPKEPLLSPKVGGDGCIRCAVVGNAGILNGSNMGKEIDAHDHVFRMNGAVVQGYEEDVGNKTTVYVHTAHSITTSLYLFKKYGYKSAPHDEGIKYVMIPEGMRDFQWLQGLIKGQRVESGQYKNTRPRTYYTGQYNESRFYVLHQDFLRYVRNRFLRSPNLNKTYWAIVRPTNGAFTVFLALHTCDIVDAYGFMTRDYAQYSNYYYEKHDKSRVIFYANHDYILEMKTWEKLHNSKIMRLYQSSDKEPPKKEQQ; encoded by the exons ATGGCCTTGAACATATCCAGGATTTTTACTCGTCTGGTTGCCATCTCACTTggaattgtcatttttgttctttttcaagaTAATTTCACAGtgaacaa ATGGACCACTTTCTCTGAGAACCTTGAGACCATCGCCTCAAAACAAGATTATGAGGAAAACCCTGCCGGACACACCACTTTAAATATCGCACATCTTACCGAATCCGTCACCTCAGCGCCTACCACGGACTTTGAAAGCACGACAGAAATCACATCAACACCCGCCGTCGTCCCAGAGACTCCGATGCCCATCCTCTTTGTAGCCAACTTCTCCAAACTTCCCGTGTGGGATTTCGAGGATATTTATAACCAGGATGCCACACCCGGAAACAGA AAGTGCCAACAGTCTTTGCGGAACTCCAAGGACGAGAGCTTCAAAAAGGCTTTCCTTCCCAACGTACGCTTGTTCGTGCACAAGGACAGCATCAACATGAGCGAGTGGAACAGACTGTCCCATTTCAACAATCCGTTTGGCTTCATGGGATACGCTTATGATG acgtCATGTCCTCAGTCAACTTGATCCCCAAGCCAAAGGAGCCCCTCCTCTCTCCAAAGGTTGGCGGCGACGGTTGCATCCGTTGCGCTGTGGTGGGAAATGCCGGCATCCTGAACGGCTCCAATATGGGGAAAGAAATCGACGCGCACGATCACGTGTTTCG GATGAATGGCGCGGTCGTCCAGGGGTACGAGGAGGACGTGGGGAACAAAACAACAGTTTACGTCCACACGGCTCACTCCATCACCACGTCTTTGTATCTGTTCAAGAAATACGGCTACAAATCGGCCCCCCACGACGAG GGCATCAAATATGTGATGATTCCAGAGGGCATGAGGGACTTTCAGTGGCTCCAAGGACTCATCAAAGGACAGAGAGTGGAGTCCGGCCAGTACAAAAACACACG GCCTCGGACGTATTACACGGGGCAGTACAACGAGAGTCGTTTTTACGTCCTGCACCAGGACTTTCTGCGATATGTGCGCAACAG gTTCCTGAGATCTCCTAACCTGAATAAAACTTACTGGGCAATAGTCCGACCAACCAACGGTGCTTTTACGGTCTTCTTGGCTCTTCACACATGTGATATA GTTGACGCATACGGCTTCATGACGAGAGACTACGCTCAGTACTCCAACTACTATTACGAGAAGCATGACAAGAGCCGGGTGATTTTCTACGCAAATCACGACTACATTCTGGAGATGAAGACCTGGGAGAAGCTTCACAACAGCAAAATCATGCGTCTGTATCAAAGCAGTGACAAGGAACCACCTAAAAaggaacaacaataa
- the trim8b gene encoding E3 ubiquitin-protein ligase TRIM8b codes for MPAPTAMASDMAETWKNCFEEELICPICLHVFSEPIQLPCKHNFCRACISEAWAKDSTLARCPECNHAYSQKPSLEKNHKLSNIVEKYNALSVEKASVPPPQCILCRRGPPLPAVKVCLRCNAPCCQSHVQTHLQQPCSALGHLLVEAEAVKAWTCPQHDEYRLYHCEAEQTAVCQYCCFARCHPSHGHAVADVELRRNDIRQSLLGQQERVEDRVQEIEEQLCKLDSDKCVVEDRVLELKEDVRLQYQRMHQLLEEDLGRTLEALERAQARFCQENATQVLALGEQRHEAHKLLSAINTAFGKAEELGFMKNTKPVKILADRSQACVGSTLPPYKVGNLNAKLFLSEISKREKSLKRTLEAPLTPPSTFLQSVPAFPSGQSSASGAEKRKHSAAFPEGNSGKTNAASFKDASSSSSSSSSSSKQPYLGSSSTSGEGQSANQPCGPPHIADGANHHSGAVFGSSHFPSGGGGGGGGGTGGSSHSSQQSVLPQYGGRKILVCTMDNCYCSGVPSVSGHRAHPPYPRSGSFPWVSPQDYPPPPGLASGGPSMQGLSMGNWIDASQSHRHADFYGLYGQPSTKHYVTS; via the exons ATGCCTGCCCCCACCGCCATGGCATCCGACATGGCCGAGACTTGGAAGAACTGCTTTGAGGAGGAGCTCATCTGTCCCATCTGTCTGCACGTCTTCTCTGAGCCCATCCAGCTGCCCTGCAAGCACAATTTCTGCCGGGCGTGCATCAGCGAGGCCTGGGCCAAGGACTCCACGCTGGCTCGCTGCCCTGAATGCAACCATGCATACAGCCAGAAGCCCAGCCTTGAGAAAAACCACAAGCTTTCCAACATCGTGGAGAAGTACAACGCTCTCAGTGTGGAGAAGGCATCGGTGCCGCCGCCCCAGTGCATCCTGTGCCGACGCGGCCCTCCGCTGCCCGCCGTCAAAGTGTGCCTGCGCTGCAACGCGCCCTGCTGCCAGTCACACGTGCAGACACACCTGCAGCAACCATGCTCGGCGCTCGGGCACCTGTTGGTGGAGGCCGAGGCGGTCAAGGCGTGGACGTGCCCGCAGCACGACGAGTACCGGCTGTACCACTGCGAGGCCGAGCAGACGGCCGTGTGCCAGTACTGTTGCTTCGCCCGCTGCCACCCTAGCCACGGGCACGCCGTCGCTGACGTGGAGCTGCGCCGCAATGACATCCGA CAAAGCCTACTCGGGCAGCAGGAGCGCGTGGAGGACCGCGTACAGGAGATCGAGGAGCAGCTATGCAAGCTGGATTCGGACAAGTGCGTGGTGGAG GACCGCGTGCTGGAACTGAAGGAGGACGTGCGCCTGCAGTACCAGCGAATGCACCAACTCCTGGAGGAGGACCTGGGCCGCACGCTGGAAGCGCTGGAGCGGGCGCAGGCGCGCTTCTGCCAAGAGAACGCCACCCAGGTTCTGGCGCTGGGCGAGCAGAGGCACGAGGCgcacaaactgctgagcgccatCAACACGGCGTTCGGCAAGGCGGAGGAGCTGGGCTTCatgaagaacaccaagcccgtcAAGATCCTCGCCGACAG GTCTCAGGCGTGCGTGGGAAGCACTCTGCCCCCCTACAAGGTGGGCAATCTGAACGCCAAGCTCTTCCTCTCTGAGATTTccaagcgggagaagagctTGAAGAGAACGCTGGAAG CCCCTCTCacccctccctccaccttccTGCAGTCCGTCCCCGCCTTCCCCAGCGGCCAGAGCTCGGCCTCGGGAGCGGAGAAACGGAAACATTCCGCCGCTTTCCCGGAAGGAAACTCGGGCAAAACCAACGCAgcaagtttcaaagacgcctcctcttcctcctcctcctcatcttcctcgaGCAAGCAGCCCTACCTGGGCTCCTCCTCGACCTCCGGAGAAGGTCAGTCGGCCAATCAGCCGTGCGGCCCGCCTCACATCGCGGATGGCGCTAACCACCATTCAGGCGCCGTCTTCGGCTCCTCGCACTTTccctccggcggcggcggcggaggaggcggcggcaccGGCGGCTCCTCGCACTCCTCCCAGCAGAGCGTGCTGCCCCAGTACGGCGGGCGCAAGATCCTGGTGTGCACCATGGATAACTGCTACTGCTCCGGCGTCCCGTCCGTGTCGGGCCACCGCGCCCACCCACCTTACCCgcgctcgggctccttcccctgGGTCAGCCCGCAGGACTACCCCCCGCCGCCCGGCCTTGCCTCCGGCGGGCCGTCCATGCAGGGCCTGTCGATGGGCAACTGGATCGATGCCTCACAGTCGCACAGACACGCCGACTTCTACGGGCTGTACGGGCAGCCCTCCACGAAGCACTACGTCACcagttaa
- the arl3b gene encoding ADP-ribosylation factor-like protein 3 gives MGLLSILRKLKSTPDQEVRILLLGLDNGGKTTLLKQLASEDISHITPTQGFNIKSVQSQGFKLNVWDIGGQRKIRPYWRNYFENTDVLIYVIDSADRKRFEETGQELAELLDEEKLSGVPVLIFANKQDLLTAAPASEIAEGLNLHTIRDRIWQIQSCSALTGEGIQEGMNWVCKSVNSKKK, from the exons atG GGATTGCTGTCAATCCTGCGCAAACTGAAGAGCACACCGGACCAGGAGGTGAGGATACTGCTGCTGGGGCTGGACAACGGCGGAAAGACCACCCTGCTCAAGCAGCTGGCCTCCGAGGACATCAGCCACATCACTCCCACCCAG GGCTTCAACATCAAAAGCGTACAGTCGCAAGGCTTTAAGCTCAACGTGTGGGACATCGGCGGCCAGAGGAAGATCAGGCCCTACTGGAGGAACTACTTTGAAAACACTGACGTGCTC ATTTACGTCATTGACAGCGCTGACAGGAAGAGATTTGAGGAGACGGGGCAG GAGCTGGCTGAGCTGCTGGATGAGGAGAAGCTGAGCGGCGTACCCGTGCTGATATTTGCCAACAAGCAGGACCTACTGACGGCAGCGCCGGCATCCGAGATCGCCGAGGGACTCAACCTCCACACCATCCGCGATCGCATCTGGCAAATCCAATCATGCTCCGCCCTCACCGGCGAGGGCATCCAG GAGGGCATGAACTGGGTGTGCAAGAGCGTCAACTCCAAGAAGAAGTAG